In Pangasianodon hypophthalmus isolate fPanHyp1 chromosome 1, fPanHyp1.pri, whole genome shotgun sequence, the genomic window acactcatggtgGTGGTGTTCCtcacctcctcctcatcctctcttcacgctctctctcctctctccgcTTCAGTCTCTCCTGGTTTCGCCGCTCCTGCTTATCCAGGACCgttttctacacacacacacacacacacacacacacacacacacacacacacacacgtcacacagAGCTCTGTAATGTCTCCCAGGTTGTGTACAGATCACTTCACACCACACACCTTCAGCTGCTCCAGCTTTTCTCTGATCTGGATGAACCCCAGGTGCAGTTTTCCACCGAAATGGTCGGCGAGGCGACGGTCGTTGTCATGGAGACCCAGATAGGCGGagcacacctcacacacacggAGCTTCTGCTGCTGGAAACTGGAGGCAGGCATCGAGTTCCTGTATtcttcctgcacacacacagtacatccCGATCTATGAATTCACTgcgacactgtgtgtgtgtgtgtgtgtgtgtgtgtgtgtgtgttatatgatGTGCTGACCTCAGCTTCCTTCTTCTTAGTGCGCACTTTCTCCACTTCCTGTAGAACCTTCTGAGCTTCATCCACATTTCCCTCAGCACCGAGCTGCTCTGCCTTCGCCAACAGCTTCCCGATCTCCTCATTCAGCTCGTGCACCTTCTCCGCCTGACgtgcggacacacacacacacacacacacacgtcttacaCATTACTGcaattaacaaattcaaaacaatGATTACATTAACGTGTAAAGAAGGGAACGAGTAAGACAGgtgaatatacagtaattttataataataataataaaaataacaataataataacaacaacaacaacaacaacaggtcTAACCTTGGCAGCGACCTCAGCGCTGATCTCCTCCTGCGTTTCGGCGAGGCGTTTCTTCGCCAGCTCGGTTCTGCGATCGCAGTCGGCGATGAACGACTCCAGATGATCCACGGCCTGAACGCAGAGCGAACGTACACATCACGACACAGTCGTTACACAGCTGATCTCATTCATACAGTCGACACAGCAAACACAGTGCAGCACACTCACGTCCAGCTCGAAGAACAGATCTCTCTCTTTAGAGGCAATCTCGTAGTCGGCCCTCAGAGCCAGGTCATGGATCTTGGAGCACTCGCCCAGGTCCATACGCTacagagcgcgagagagagcacgagagagagagcaagagtgcaagagagagagagagcgagagcaagCGCAAGAGAGAGTgcgcaagagagagagagagcgagggagaacgagagagagcgagaacgagagtgagaatgagagcgagagagcaaaaacgagagagaaagagagaaagagagaacgagagcaagagagagcgagaacgagagagcaagagagcgaGAACAAGAGAGCAAGAGCAAGAACAAGAGAGCGAGAacgagagagcaagagagcgaGAACAAGAGAGCAAGAGCAAGAACAAGAGAGCGAGAacgagagacagagcgagaatgagagagagtgagaacgAGAGCGAGAACGAGAGACAGAacgaaagacagagacagaacaagagagagagaaagagaacaagagagagagagagagagatgacaggAAGAAGCTCAGTGTTAGGGTGTTATTCTCTCCAGAGGAGATTATATTACGTGATCTttgggtgccaatacttgtagcGTGTGCTCACCGTGCCGGACAGGATGTCATGTGGACAGCAGTTCAGCAGGTGAGACTTACACACTCGCTCGTCCGTGAACTTCACCCGCTGCCGAGACTCGTCTCCTGCAACAGCAACACGCACACGCAATGAGcgaaaacacacacgcacacctgaacacgcctctcacacactcacaccatcacacactgctAAACCTGGTTGGGGAAAGGGGCGGGGCCTCACAGCAGAGGGGATGATGGGAATTTACAGTTGAGTAAACGGGGCATAATTTTCAAAATGAACGTCTTCACAGAGAGCCCTCGATGAGATATGGTtcgaaaatatatatatttatctgaaGTGAGGACAGCCTGATCATGGAtctgagctacacacacacacatacacacacacacacaggcagagtgGTGTGTTTAACTTGGGGCAGTGGATGTGTATTGTTTATGTATAACATTCCCTCTGGGCTCAAAATGGCAAACAgtgatatttaacacacacaacaccgtTACCACGGACGCTTTAAAACACTAAGTATGTCTAAAGGAATCTGCGCAAGCTTCCTAGAACGTGTGGAAATAAAACCTGTCCTGTTTAAAAAGCTGTATTAGGACTggctttccacacacacacccctacgtAGCTTTAGTACACTTTAAAGCTccgtccactagagggcaggcTGGAGCTGGCCGACAGGTTACCACGGCAACAAGTAAAACGTTGTATGATTTAATGCCAGACACACAGATGAACTCTGACGTTCAAAAATAATtactactaaaaaaaataaataaaataatctggaAAATTAAGATGTAAACGGAGTatgctaaataatttttttaatgtgattactagctaatatttttaataaagacagtAACCTAATGTTTTATGTTGTCGTTATTTACGTTTttaggtgcacacacacacacacacacacacacacacacacacacacacacacacaagggagATGTTCGTGATGAACTTGTTGTGCGTGTTAAACATCGTAACGTATTGCACAGATGATTATCAGCTTCCACTCCTTCAGTGAATAACAACATGgtgagggaagaaaaaaaaaaaaaaagaaaatacacaaaaccaaatcaaacatgAAAATAAGAGCATGAACTCAGAGTAAAGTGTTAGTTTTATACACACTGCGAgcgctctctcgctctttctctctctttctctctctctcccatacTGTACCCGCCTGGAGCTCCAGCCCTTCGGTGGCcttattaaagattaaaaagctTTTCTTGACCAAACCTGCAATGAGGAAGTTGGGAATCATACACAAGAGTCAAAGTGCAGAGCGTCGGCGCAGGATTgccttgtttctttctttttttaaaaaaaaatttagtccTTGTCAGTCAGCGTACTAGGCAGCGCAAACGGCGGCGGTGCACGTTAAAGCCCGCctgctcttttttaaaaaattttttttatatatttctctttaCTGTGGCTGACAGAATAAGTTGTGGAAAAGCAAATATCATTGACTACCATTGCTGTGTGATTATAATTGGATCATAACAGCGTTAAAAATCATGTGTGACTCACGGCTCGATGAACATGAGGCTTTTCTGCAACTCCCGTGCAGATTGATGTAGGCTGGCAAAGATACACTGAACCTT contains:
- the luc7l gene encoding putative RNA-binding protein Luc7-like 1 isoform X1; translated protein: MSAQAQMRALLDQLMGTARDGDESRQRVKFTDERVCKSHLLNCCPHDILSGTRMDLGECSKIHDLALRADYEIASKERDLFFELDAVDHLESFIADCDRRTELAKKRLAETQEEISAEVAAKAEKVHELNEEIGKLLAKAEQLGAEGNVDEAQKVLQEVEKVRTKKKEAEEEYRNSMPASSFQQQKLRVCEVCSAYLGLHDNDRRLADHFGGKLHLGFIQIREKLEQLKKTVLDKQERRNQERLKRREEREREERMRRRTRSRSRERRRSRSRDRERERERRRRRSRSSSRERRRSRSRSRDRERRRRHRSRSRSHSHTRREPSHRYTHSRREPSHRYTHSRREPSHRYTHALAQVHTLAQRTLAQVHTRREPSHRSSRDRLNGRAESRRSGDRESGEL
- the luc7l gene encoding putative RNA-binding protein Luc7-like 1 isoform X3: MDLGECSKIHDLALRADYEIASKERDLFFELDAVDHLESFIADCDRRTELAKKRLAETQEEISAEVAAKAEKVHELNEEIGKLLAKAEQLGAEGNVDEAQKVLQEVEKVRTKKKEAEEEYRNSMPASSFQQQKLRVCEVCSAYLGLHDNDRRLADHFGGKLHLGFIQIREKLEQLKKTVLDKQERRNQERLKRREEREREERMRRRTRSRSRERRRSRSRDRERERERRRRRSRSSSRERRRSRSRSRDRERRRRHRSRSRSHSHTRREPSHRYTHSRREPSHRYTHSRREPSHRYTHALAQVHTLAQRTLAQVHTRREPSHRSSRDRLNGRAESRRSGDRESGEL
- the luc7l gene encoding putative RNA-binding protein Luc7-like 1 isoform X2, with product MSAQAQMRALLDQLMGTARDGDESRQRVKFTDERVCKSHLLNCCPHDILSGTRMDLGECSKIHDLALRADYEIASKERDLFFELDAVDHLESFIADCDRRTELAKKRLAETQEEISAEVAAKAEKVHELNEEIGKLLAKAEQLGAEGNVDEAQKVLQEVEKVRTKKKEAEEEYRNSMPASSFQQQKLRVCEVCSAYLGLHDNDRRLADHFGGKLHLGFIQIREKLEQLKKTVLDKQERRNQERLKRREEREREERMRRRTRSRSRERRRSRSRDRERERERRRRRSRSSSRERRRSRSRSRDRERRRRHRSRSRSHSHTRREPSHRSSRDRLNGRAESRRSGDRESGEL